The proteins below come from a single Saccharopolyspora sp. SCSIO 74807 genomic window:
- a CDS encoding YafY family protein: MATARAERLVNLVLCLLSTRQYLTAEGIRRIVPGYADAPTDEAFYRTFERDKSELRDLGVPLEIGRNSAFDSVDGYRIARRDYELADIGLEPDEAAAVALALRLWDSPELTGAARGALLKLRAAGVEVDERASGAIEPRVRTSEPAFPALLAAVQSGRVVSFDYRRPNDPQPRTRTVQPWGVVSWRGRWYLVGHDQDREATRCFRLSRITDRPEASGRAGAVSRPEDVDLLKLVAGVDRDPPPATSARLWVEQGRAQGLRRRASVVGQQRLDGVDGDVLEIELFYPDSAASWIAGYGPDVVVLEPDVLRKSVHEAHLGTVAAFSGAEVDG; encoded by the coding sequence GTGGCCACTGCGCGTGCTGAACGCTTGGTGAACCTGGTGCTGTGCCTGTTGTCCACCCGCCAGTACCTCACGGCGGAGGGCATCCGGAGGATCGTCCCGGGCTACGCCGATGCACCCACCGACGAGGCGTTCTACCGGACCTTCGAGCGGGACAAGTCCGAGCTGCGGGACCTGGGGGTGCCGCTGGAGATCGGGCGGAACTCGGCGTTCGACTCGGTCGACGGCTACCGCATCGCCCGGCGCGACTACGAACTCGCCGACATCGGACTGGAACCGGACGAGGCGGCGGCGGTGGCGCTCGCGCTGCGGCTGTGGGACTCGCCGGAGCTCACCGGCGCCGCACGCGGAGCGCTGCTGAAGCTGCGGGCCGCCGGGGTCGAGGTCGACGAGCGGGCGTCCGGGGCGATTGAGCCGCGGGTACGTACCAGCGAGCCTGCTTTCCCGGCATTGCTGGCGGCGGTGCAGTCCGGCCGGGTGGTCTCGTTCGACTACCGGCGCCCGAACGATCCGCAGCCGCGCACGCGCACGGTGCAGCCGTGGGGCGTGGTCTCCTGGCGCGGACGCTGGTACCTGGTCGGGCACGACCAGGACCGGGAAGCGACGCGGTGCTTCCGGCTGTCCCGGATCACCGACCGGCCGGAGGCTTCCGGCCGAGCCGGGGCCGTCTCCCGGCCGGAAGACGTGGACCTGCTCAAGCTCGTCGCAGGCGTTGACCGGGATCCGCCGCCCGCCACCTCCGCCCGGCTGTGGGTGGAGCAGGGCCGCGCGCAGGGGCTGCGTCGGCGCGCGAGCGTCGTCGGGCAGCAGCGGCTCGACGGGGTCGACGGAGACGTGCTGGAGATCGAGCTGTTCTACCCGGACTCGGCGGCGTCCTGGATCGCCGGGTACGGGCCGGACGTGGTCGTGCTGGAGCCGGACGTGCTGCGCAAGTCGGTGCACGAAGCGCATCTGGGGACCGTGGCCGCCTTCAGCGGTGCGGAGGTGGACGGATGA
- a CDS encoding phosphatase PAP2 family protein has protein sequence MHEWFRKIVQRADAADRQLVGRSAALPRNIADPGLKALSTAANHSVLWLSAAAALSLRNGPARRGALRGVVAIAASSATTNLLGKPLFPRRRPAARLVPRHRRFSDPPRSSSFPSGHAASAAAFATAVAMESPALGLAVAPIATGVAYSRVHTGVHWPTDVLCGSAIGTATAWATRHWWPLRPDTTAAVRRPAEAPRLHRGEGVLILINPESGDGFFDAEHWVGTHWPAAKVVRPEPDADLAAGLEATLEREGGSVRALGVAGGDGTVSAVAAVATRRNLPLAVLSAGTLNHFARDTGVADPGAMAAAVERGSAARLDLGGMAVDDRPTRWFLNTASLGGYPDMVRFREKWSPRWGKWPAAAAALVRVLHESTPLEVELNGVRRRVWVLFVGNGAYEPRGFAPTWRPRLDNGRLDVRYVRADAHLSRLRFVLAALTGALHRSRTYVEREHRFLDVRVLGAPVAVATDGEIGQRGSHFAFTAHPDVLTVYRPL, from the coding sequence GTGCACGAGTGGTTTCGCAAGATCGTCCAGCGGGCCGACGCCGCGGACCGGCAGCTGGTCGGGCGCAGCGCGGCGCTGCCCCGCAACATCGCCGACCCCGGCCTGAAAGCCCTGAGCACGGCCGCGAACCACAGCGTGCTGTGGCTGTCCGCCGCAGCTGCGCTGAGCCTGCGCAACGGGCCCGCGCGGCGCGGTGCGCTGCGCGGCGTGGTCGCCATCGCCGCCTCCAGCGCGACCACGAACCTGCTGGGCAAACCGTTGTTCCCGCGGCGGCGCCCTGCGGCGCGCCTGGTTCCGCGGCACCGCAGGTTCAGCGACCCGCCACGTTCCTCGTCGTTCCCGTCCGGGCACGCCGCGTCGGCTGCGGCGTTCGCCACAGCGGTGGCCATGGAGTCGCCCGCGCTGGGGCTCGCCGTTGCTCCGATCGCCACAGGGGTCGCCTACTCCAGAGTGCACACCGGCGTCCACTGGCCGACGGACGTGCTCTGCGGCAGCGCGATCGGGACCGCGACCGCTTGGGCGACGCGGCACTGGTGGCCGCTGCGCCCGGACACCACCGCAGCGGTGCGCCGTCCGGCCGAAGCGCCCCGCCTGCACCGCGGCGAAGGCGTCCTGATCCTGATCAACCCGGAATCCGGTGACGGCTTCTTCGACGCCGAGCACTGGGTCGGCACGCACTGGCCGGCCGCCAAAGTGGTACGCCCGGAGCCGGACGCCGACCTCGCCGCCGGCCTGGAGGCCACGCTGGAGCGGGAAGGCGGCTCCGTGCGCGCGCTCGGGGTGGCGGGCGGCGACGGCACCGTCTCCGCGGTCGCCGCCGTCGCCACCCGCCGGAACCTCCCGCTGGCGGTGCTCTCGGCAGGCACGCTGAACCACTTCGCGCGGGACACCGGGGTCGCCGATCCCGGCGCGATGGCCGCGGCCGTCGAACGCGGCAGCGCCGCCCGCCTCGACCTGGGCGGGATGGCCGTGGACGACCGTCCCACCAGGTGGTTCCTCAACACCGCCAGCCTCGGCGGCTACCCGGACATGGTGCGGTTCCGGGAGAAGTGGTCGCCGCGCTGGGGAAAGTGGCCCGCGGCCGCGGCGGCCCTGGTGCGCGTGCTGCACGAATCCACGCCGCTGGAAGTCGAGCTGAACGGGGTCCGGCGCCGCGTGTGGGTGCTGTTCGTCGGCAACGGCGCCTACGAGCCCCGCGGTTTCGCGCCGACCTGGCGCCCGCGGCTGGACAACGGGCGGCTGGACGTCCGCTACGTGCGCGCGGACGCGCACCTGTCGCGGCTGCGGTTCGTGCTCGCGGCGTTGACCGGAGCACTGCACCGCAGCCGGACCTACGTCGAGCGCGAGCACCGCTTCCTGGACGTCCGGGTGCTCGGCGCACCGGTGGCGGTGGCCACCGACGGAGAGATCGGGCAGCGCGGCAGCCACTTCGCGTTCACCGCGCACCCCGACGTGCTCACCGTCTACCGGCCGTTGTGA
- a CDS encoding FAD-dependent oxidoreductase, with translation MVGRAAQEPIIVVGAGLSGLATALGAALHGRRVVVFESADLVGGAAAYSGGQVWCGANPVAARDGIEDSKQLTERYVRAIAQADPDALDEKAMLRWINTAPQAIRYWEDVGAIRWKVIPGLADYHNEADGALPEGRYLTNDLVDGAELGEWRELMRVSPYFPVGTTYDDMLAKGRRAAYVDEAEQERGTHAGVPAFGLADGTERARTHDGGDPLTFGTGVVASFLARLRVEPNVEIRRSTPVTELLREGSAVVGVRADGPDGPVQERGPVVLATSTYDWDPELVREMVGLDPEDFGSVAPESLRGDGIKLARQVGADIARIPATSVPMLPGWRSQVGTGYGYGPEYAMPHSMIVDSGGNRFCNDSYWVDIVSKTLDPQDRHLPFFLVWDDQHRRKYGLAATPPGGTYPEGWVSSAPTPRALAEQLGIDPERFADTVARFNANAARGVDPDFGRGTVTYVNRFAGDPDQRPCPVLGELVEPPFHGLRLKLVGTGIGSSGVRIDGDGHVLAAGGEVIDGLHAVGSCAALTTTGTGYNSGFALGRGVTLAYLVSNELGGVPTP, from the coding sequence ATGGTGGGGCGAGCTGCTCAGGAGCCGATCATCGTGGTCGGCGCGGGGCTTTCCGGGTTGGCGACCGCGCTCGGCGCGGCCCTGCACGGCAGGCGGGTGGTGGTCTTCGAGTCGGCGGACCTGGTGGGCGGCGCTGCTGCGTACTCCGGTGGGCAGGTCTGGTGCGGGGCGAACCCGGTCGCCGCCCGGGACGGGATCGAGGACTCGAAGCAGCTCACCGAGCGCTACGTGCGCGCCATCGCGCAAGCCGATCCCGATGCGCTGGACGAGAAGGCGATGCTGCGTTGGATCAACACGGCGCCGCAGGCGATCCGGTACTGGGAGGACGTCGGTGCGATCCGGTGGAAGGTGATTCCGGGGCTGGCCGATTACCACAACGAAGCGGACGGGGCGCTGCCCGAGGGCAGGTACCTGACCAACGACCTGGTCGACGGCGCCGAACTGGGTGAGTGGCGCGAACTGATGCGCGTGAGCCCGTACTTCCCGGTCGGTACCACCTATGACGACATGCTGGCCAAAGGCAGGCGTGCGGCCTACGTCGACGAGGCCGAGCAGGAGCGGGGCACCCACGCGGGCGTGCCGGCGTTCGGGCTGGCGGACGGGACGGAACGGGCGCGGACGCACGACGGCGGTGACCCGCTGACGTTCGGCACCGGCGTGGTGGCGAGCTTCCTGGCCAGGTTGCGCGTCGAGCCCAACGTCGAAATCCGCAGGTCGACCCCGGTGACCGAGTTGCTGCGGGAGGGTTCAGCCGTCGTCGGCGTGCGCGCGGACGGGCCGGACGGACCGGTGCAGGAACGTGGTCCGGTGGTGTTGGCGACCAGCACCTACGACTGGGATCCCGAGCTCGTGCGGGAGATGGTCGGTCTGGATCCGGAGGACTTCGGCAGCGTGGCCCCGGAGAGCTTGCGCGGCGACGGGATCAAGCTGGCGCGGCAGGTCGGCGCGGACATCGCCCGCATCCCGGCGACGAGCGTGCCGATGCTGCCGGGATGGCGTTCCCAGGTCGGCACCGGCTACGGCTACGGCCCGGAGTACGCGATGCCGCATTCGATGATCGTGGACAGCGGCGGGAACCGGTTCTGCAACGACTCCTATTGGGTCGACATCGTTTCGAAGACCCTGGACCCGCAAGACCGCCATTTGCCGTTCTTCCTGGTGTGGGACGACCAGCACCGGCGCAAGTACGGCTTGGCGGCCACTCCGCCGGGCGGTACCTACCCCGAGGGCTGGGTGAGTTCGGCGCCCACGCCGCGCGCGCTGGCCGAACAGCTGGGCATCGACCCGGAGCGGTTCGCGGACACCGTGGCGCGGTTCAACGCGAACGCCGCGCGGGGCGTGGATCCTGACTTCGGCCGGGGAACGGTCACCTACGTGAACCGTTTCGCCGGCGACCCGGACCAGCGGCCGTGCCCGGTGCTCGGGGAACTCGTGGAGCCGCCGTTCCACGGGTTGCGGCTGAAGCTCGTCGGGACCGGGATCGGGTCGAGCGGGGTGCGCATCGACGGGGACGGCCACGTCCTCGCCGCCGGCGGCGAGGTGATCGACGGTCTCCACGCGGTGGGGTCCTGCGCGGCGTTGACCACGACCGGGACCGGTTACAACAGCGGGTTCGCGTTGGGGCGAGGTGTGACGCTGGCGTATCTGGTCTCGAACGAGCTGGGCGGAGTGCCGACACCGTGA
- a CDS encoding SDR family oxidoreductase, whose product MTAPVLLITGASRGIGAATARAAARAGYRLALLARSAESLTELAQEIGMGNALALPCDVTEWPEVQAAVQRAEEHFGHLDAVLANAGSSVPTSFLGSEGADPEQWREMTLINVHGTAITARAALPALVRSGGHLLLTGSVAGRGIRPGNLYSATKWAVTGMAQNIRAECVGTGVRVTLLQPGLVETGMNTPEQADRPKLQAADIARAALYALDQPETVDVNEILIRPTGQHPLR is encoded by the coding sequence ATGACCGCACCAGTCCTGTTGATCACCGGGGCGTCCCGCGGCATCGGTGCCGCGACCGCGCGAGCCGCCGCGCGCGCCGGCTACCGGCTGGCGCTGCTCGCCCGCTCCGCCGAGTCGCTTACGGAACTCGCGCAGGAAATCGGCATGGGCAATGCGCTCGCGCTGCCGTGCGACGTCACGGAGTGGCCCGAAGTCCAAGCGGCCGTGCAGCGCGCGGAAGAGCACTTCGGCCACCTCGACGCCGTGCTCGCCAACGCAGGCAGCAGCGTGCCCACCTCCTTCCTCGGCTCCGAGGGAGCCGATCCCGAACAGTGGCGGGAGATGACGCTGATCAACGTCCACGGCACCGCCATCACCGCCCGTGCCGCGCTGCCCGCCCTCGTCCGCAGCGGCGGGCACCTGCTGCTCACCGGTTCGGTGGCCGGACGCGGCATCCGGCCGGGCAACCTCTACTCGGCGACCAAATGGGCGGTGACCGGGATGGCGCAGAACATCCGAGCCGAGTGCGTCGGCACCGGAGTCCGCGTCACCCTGCTGCAACCGGGCCTGGTGGAGACCGGGATGAACACCCCGGAGCAAGCCGACCGCCCCAAGCTGCAGGCCGCGGACATCGCCCGAGCCGCGCTCTACGCCCTCGACCAGCCGGAGACCGTCGACGTCAACGAGATCCTCATCCGGCCGACCGGCCAGCATCCCCTGCGCTGA
- the tatC gene encoding twin-arginine translocase subunit TatC: MSANPLRRLNPWRGDRRRWGRRHNPDGTMTLVDHLYELRYRLGWAAFGLVLGGILGFIWFSNSLFGLPTLGDLLIGPYCQLPETVRFSPGGGCRLLQTEAFEVFMLRLKVGIAVGAVLTSPLWLYQLWAFITPGLYSKERKYARTFVSLATLLFVAGAVLAYYVVPEGLGFMTSFGGDSFFTALTGGKYINFVLLMVLMFGISFEMPLVLVMLNRAGVVSYAKLKSWWRGIVFGLFVLAAIATPGQDPFSMLVLAACLVLLFVIALVICRAQDRAKAKKLDEQGLQGVGLDEASNIDHRPSSLDSEQDATAASAKARSQDDAT; the protein is encoded by the coding sequence GTGAGTGCAAACCCGTTGCGCCGTCTGAACCCGTGGCGCGGTGACCGCCGTCGGTGGGGGCGCAGGCACAACCCCGACGGCACCATGACCCTCGTCGACCACCTCTACGAGCTGCGCTACCGCCTCGGCTGGGCGGCTTTCGGGCTCGTGCTCGGCGGGATCCTCGGGTTCATCTGGTTCTCGAACTCGTTGTTCGGGCTGCCCACGCTCGGTGATCTGCTCATCGGCCCGTACTGCCAGCTGCCGGAGACCGTGCGGTTCAGCCCGGGCGGCGGCTGCCGGCTGCTGCAGACGGAGGCCTTCGAGGTCTTCATGCTGCGGCTGAAGGTCGGTATCGCGGTCGGTGCCGTGCTGACCAGTCCGCTGTGGCTGTACCAGCTGTGGGCGTTCATCACGCCCGGCCTGTACTCCAAGGAGCGCAAGTACGCCCGCACGTTCGTGAGCCTGGCGACCCTGCTGTTCGTCGCCGGTGCGGTGCTGGCCTACTACGTCGTCCCCGAGGGGCTCGGTTTCATGACGAGCTTCGGCGGCGATTCGTTCTTCACCGCGCTGACCGGTGGCAAGTACATCAACTTCGTGCTGCTGATGGTGCTGATGTTCGGCATCAGCTTCGAGATGCCGCTGGTGCTGGTGATGCTCAACCGCGCCGGTGTGGTCAGCTACGCCAAGCTCAAGAGCTGGTGGCGCGGCATCGTGTTCGGGTTGTTCGTGCTGGCGGCGATCGCCACCCCGGGCCAGGACCCGTTCTCGATGCTGGTGCTGGCGGCGTGCCTGGTGTTGTTGTTCGTCATCGCGCTGGTGATCTGCCGCGCTCAGGACCGCGCCAAGGCCAAGAAGCTCGACGAGCAGGGCTTGCAGGGCGTGGGGCTGGACGAGGCGTCGAACATCGACCACCGGCCGTCGTCGCTGGATTCCGAGCAGGACGCGACCGCGGCGAGTGCCAAGGCGCGCAGCCAGGACGACGCCACCTGA
- a CDS encoding VOC family protein, which translates to MVELNHTIVAARDQDATARFFTEVLGLAEPQRFGPFLMVQPENSVTLDVAAADGAITSQHYAFLVRDDEFDEIFGRVTERGLKYWADPHHTEPDTINTRDGGRGFYFDDPNGHILEVLTREYGSGAEQRG; encoded by the coding sequence ATGGTCGAGCTCAACCACACCATCGTCGCCGCGCGCGACCAGGACGCGACCGCGCGGTTCTTCACCGAAGTGCTCGGGCTCGCCGAGCCGCAGCGCTTCGGCCCGTTCCTCATGGTGCAGCCGGAGAACTCGGTCACCTTGGACGTCGCCGCGGCCGACGGTGCGATCACCTCGCAGCACTACGCGTTCCTCGTCCGCGACGACGAGTTCGACGAGATCTTCGGCCGGGTCACCGAGCGCGGCCTGAAGTACTGGGCCGATCCGCACCACACCGAGCCGGACACCATCAACACCCGCGACGGCGGGCGCGGCTTCTACTTCGACGACCCGAACGGGCACATCCTCGAAGTCCTCACCCGGGAGTACGGCAGCGGTGCCGAGCAGCGCGGGTGA
- the pafA gene encoding Pup--protein ligase → MQRRIFGIETEFGVTCTFHGQRRLSPDEVARYLFRRVVSWGRSSNVFLRNGARLYLDVGSHPEFATAECDDLTQLVTHDKAGERILEDLLVDAERRLADEGIGGDIFLFKNNTDSAGNSYGCHENYLVGRSGEFSRIADVLLPFLVTRQLICGAGKVLQTPRGAVYCLSQRAEHIWEGVSSATTRSRPIINTRDEPHADAERYRRLHVIVGDSNMSEVTTLLKVGTAHLVLEMIESGVQFRDFALDNPIRAIREISHDMTGRRTVRLAGGREASALDIQREYHAKAVEHVARRGSDPMTDRLVDLWGRALDAVETQDYSGIDREVDWAIKHRLLERYRTKHGLELSSPRIAQLDLAYHDIRRGRGLFDMLQHKDLVDRATDDGEIEAAKDTPPQSTRAKLRGDFIAAAQAAGRDFTVDWVHLKLNDQAQRTVLCKDPFRAIDERVERLIGSL, encoded by the coding sequence ATGCAGCGGCGGATCTTCGGCATCGAAACCGAGTTCGGGGTCACCTGCACCTTCCACGGGCAGCGGCGGCTCTCCCCGGACGAGGTGGCCAGGTACCTGTTCCGGCGGGTCGTGTCGTGGGGACGTTCCTCGAACGTCTTCCTGCGCAACGGGGCGCGCCTCTACCTCGACGTCGGCTCGCACCCCGAGTTCGCCACCGCCGAGTGCGACGACCTGACGCAACTGGTCACGCACGACAAGGCCGGTGAGCGGATCCTCGAGGACCTGCTGGTGGACGCCGAGCGGCGGCTCGCCGACGAGGGCATCGGCGGCGACATCTTCCTGTTCAAGAACAACACCGACTCGGCCGGCAACTCCTACGGCTGCCACGAGAACTACCTGGTGGGCCGCTCCGGCGAGTTCTCCCGGATCGCGGACGTGCTGCTGCCGTTCCTGGTGACCCGCCAGCTGATCTGCGGTGCGGGCAAGGTGCTGCAGACCCCGCGCGGTGCGGTGTACTGCCTGTCCCAGCGCGCCGAGCACATCTGGGAGGGCGTCTCCAGCGCCACCACCCGCTCGCGGCCGATCATCAACACCCGCGACGAGCCGCACGCCGACGCCGAGCGCTACCGCAGGCTGCACGTGATCGTCGGCGACTCGAACATGTCCGAGGTCACCACGCTGCTGAAGGTGGGCACCGCGCACCTGGTGCTGGAGATGATCGAGAGCGGCGTGCAGTTCCGGGACTTCGCCCTGGACAACCCGATCCGGGCGATCCGCGAGATCAGCCACGACATGACCGGGCGCCGCACGGTCCGGCTGGCGGGCGGCCGGGAGGCGTCCGCGCTGGACATCCAGCGCGAGTACCACGCGAAGGCGGTCGAGCACGTGGCCCGGCGCGGCTCGGATCCGATGACGGACCGGCTGGTCGACCTGTGGGGCCGGGCGCTGGACGCGGTGGAGACGCAGGACTACTCGGGCATCGACCGCGAAGTGGACTGGGCGATCAAGCACCGGCTGCTGGAGCGCTACCGCACCAAGCACGGGCTCGAGCTGTCCAGCCCGCGGATCGCCCAGCTCGACCTCGCATACCACGACATCCGGCGCGGGCGCGGGCTGTTCGACATGTTGCAGCACAAGGACCTGGTGGATCGCGCGACCGACGACGGCGAGATCGAGGCCGCCAAGGACACGCCGCCGCAGAGCACCCGGGCGAAGCTGCGCGGGGATTTCATCGCCGCTGCGCAGGCCGCCGGGCGGGACTTCACGGTGGACTGGGTGCACCTCAAGCTCAACGACCAGGCACAGCGCACGGTGCTGTGCAAGGACCCGTTCCGGGCGATCGACGAGCGGGTGGAGCGGCTGATCGGCTCGTTGTAG
- the tatA gene encoding Sec-independent protein translocase subunit TatA, translating to MGIPGGWELVLIVGVLVLLFGATKLPQMARSLGQSARVFKAEARGMKQDEEAAKKDGSKEEPQQLTAGEASAPVNASSPEEAQRKDSKN from the coding sequence ATGGGTATTCCAGGTGGGTGGGAACTCGTACTCATCGTGGGTGTGTTGGTGTTGCTGTTCGGTGCCACCAAACTGCCGCAGATGGCCCGGTCGCTCGGTCAGTCCGCGCGCGTGTTCAAGGCCGAGGCCCGCGGCATGAAGCAGGACGAGGAAGCGGCCAAGAAGGACGGTTCCAAGGAAGAGCCGCAGCAGCTCACCGCCGGTGAGGCCAGCGCGCCGGTGAACGCGTCCTCCCCGGAAGAGGCGCAGCGCAAAGATTCCAAGAACTGA
- the prcA gene encoding proteasome subunit alpha, whose translation MTMPFYTSPEQLMRERSELARKGIARGRSVVVLKFAGGVLFVAENPSTTLHKVSEIYDRIGFAAVGRYSEFESLRVAGVRIADVRGYSYDRRDVTGRALANTYAQHLGAIFTEQIKPFEVEICVAEVGATAETDQLYRLTYDGSIVDEPQYVVMGGQADAITSTLKDSFSDGLELGPAVEVAVKALGSGGENSRELGSKQLEVALLERERPHRTFRRISGAALEALLPKESGKDSEGSDDDKNGSEDKGSGSGK comes from the coding sequence GTGACGATGCCGTTCTACACCTCTCCCGAACAGTTGATGCGGGAGCGCTCCGAGCTGGCCCGCAAGGGCATCGCGCGGGGGCGCAGCGTGGTGGTGCTCAAATTCGCCGGGGGTGTGCTGTTCGTCGCGGAGAACCCGTCCACGACGCTGCACAAGGTCTCCGAGATCTACGACCGGATCGGGTTCGCCGCGGTGGGCCGGTACAGCGAGTTCGAGAGCCTGCGGGTCGCCGGCGTGCGCATCGCCGACGTGCGCGGCTACTCCTACGACCGCCGGGACGTGACCGGCCGCGCGCTGGCCAACACCTACGCCCAGCACCTCGGTGCGATCTTCACCGAGCAGATCAAGCCGTTCGAGGTGGAGATCTGCGTGGCCGAGGTCGGCGCCACCGCCGAGACCGACCAGCTCTACCGCCTCACCTACGACGGGTCGATCGTCGACGAGCCGCAGTACGTCGTGATGGGCGGGCAGGCCGACGCGATCACTTCGACGTTGAAGGATTCCTTCTCCGACGGGCTCGAGCTCGGCCCGGCCGTCGAGGTGGCGGTGAAGGCGCTGGGGTCCGGTGGGGAGAACTCGCGGGAGCTGGGCAGCAAGCAGCTCGAAGTGGCGTTGCTGGAGCGGGAGCGGCCGCACCGGACGTTCCGCCGCATCTCCGGTGCGGCGCTGGAAGCGCTGCTGCCGAAGGAGTCCGGTAAGGACTCCGAGGGCTCGGACGACGACAAGAACGGTTCCGAGGACAAGGGGTCGGGCAGCGGCAAGTAG
- a CDS encoding YafY family protein — protein MSASATERLPRLLALVPYLLSRPGIPVADAAADFGVGEQQLRRDLELLWMCGLPGYGPGDLIDLSFEGETITVTYDAGMRRPLQLTSSEATVLLVALRALADTPGIADTEVVQRALSKVEDAVGQAQPPGVVVGLASREGPMAPGVQEAVQRAATQGRALWMRYYTASRDEISERTVDPMRLVLVDGRSYLEAWCRSAGAVRRFRLDRIDAVEELAEAARPPAEAEQTDLSEGLFRPMPDQPSAVLELDPEARWISEYYPVDELSESPQGRIRVRMRYSDRSWMVRLVLGLGGRGRVVEPRELSEEIRQRCEAALARARHLPAD, from the coding sequence ATGAGTGCGAGCGCCACGGAACGGCTGCCGCGGCTGCTGGCGCTGGTGCCGTACCTGCTGAGCAGGCCGGGGATTCCGGTGGCCGACGCGGCCGCGGACTTCGGAGTGGGCGAGCAGCAGCTGCGGCGCGACCTGGAGCTGCTGTGGATGTGCGGGCTGCCCGGTTACGGGCCGGGCGACCTGATCGACCTCTCCTTCGAGGGGGAGACGATCACGGTCACCTACGACGCCGGTATGCGGCGGCCGCTGCAGCTGACCTCTTCGGAGGCGACCGTGCTGCTGGTGGCCCTGCGGGCGCTGGCGGACACGCCGGGCATCGCCGACACCGAAGTCGTCCAGCGCGCGCTGTCGAAGGTGGAGGACGCCGTCGGGCAGGCGCAGCCACCGGGCGTCGTCGTGGGGCTGGCGAGCCGGGAGGGCCCGATGGCCCCCGGCGTGCAGGAGGCGGTGCAACGGGCGGCGACGCAGGGCCGCGCGCTCTGGATGCGGTACTACACGGCTTCGCGGGACGAGATCAGCGAGCGGACCGTGGACCCGATGCGGCTGGTGCTGGTCGACGGGCGCAGCTACCTGGAAGCGTGGTGCCGCTCGGCGGGTGCGGTGCGCCGGTTCCGGCTGGACCGGATCGACGCTGTCGAAGAGCTCGCCGAAGCGGCGCGGCCACCCGCGGAGGCGGAGCAGACCGACCTGTCCGAGGGGTTGTTCCGGCCGATGCCGGACCAGCCCAGCGCGGTGCTCGAGCTCGATCCGGAGGCGCGCTGGATCAGCGAGTACTACCCGGTCGACGAGCTCAGCGAGTCGCCGCAGGGCCGCATCCGGGTGCGGATGCGCTACTCGGACCGGTCCTGGATGGTGCGGCTGGTGCTCGGGCTGGGCGGCAGGGGCCGGGTGGTCGAGCCGCGCGAGCTGTCCGAGGAAATCCGGCAACGTTGCGAAGCAGCGTTGGCGCGGGCACGTCACCTACCGGCGGACTGA
- a CDS encoding bacteriophage holin produces MPYIWSLVLLVLGVVLLLAFLIRLFGALRRARAVQRRVVSDLADRTGMLKARAAGLRVAVSERRNGAA; encoded by the coding sequence GTGCCATATATCTGGAGCCTCGTGCTGCTGGTGCTGGGAGTCGTACTCCTGCTCGCTTTCCTGATCCGGTTGTTCGGCGCGTTGCGCCGGGCGCGTGCGGTGCAACGCCGCGTCGTCTCCGACCTGGCGGATCGGACCGGAATGCTGAAAGCACGAGCCGCGGGACTCCGGGTGGCCGTATCCGAACGCCGGAACGGAGCCGCTTGA
- the prcB gene encoding proteasome subunit beta codes for MESSSARNSPGSALPAAYLTSGSSSFTDFLQATAPEMLPGNRAAAAPEGTTEAPHGTTIVALTFRGGVLLAGDRRATMGNVIAQRDVDKLYVTDAYSAAGIAGTAGIGLEMGRLFAVELEHYEKLEGVPLSLDGKASKLAAMLRGNLQGAMAGLAVVPILVGFDTAAEDPDRAGRIISYDITGGRYPEVGYHAIGSGSLFAKSALKKRHDPDADVDSAVRNAVESLYDAADDDTATGGPDLSRQIYPTVVTITGAEGAVRLSDERAAAVAEQVVQGRQENPGG; via the coding sequence ATGGAATCCAGCTCGGCCCGGAACTCCCCGGGTTCGGCACTGCCCGCCGCCTACCTCACGTCCGGGTCCTCGTCGTTCACCGACTTCCTCCAGGCCACCGCACCGGAGATGCTCCCGGGCAACCGGGCGGCGGCCGCGCCGGAGGGAACCACCGAGGCTCCGCACGGCACGACGATCGTCGCGCTGACCTTCCGCGGCGGTGTGCTGCTGGCCGGTGACCGGCGCGCCACGATGGGCAACGTCATCGCGCAGCGCGACGTGGACAAGCTCTACGTCACCGACGCCTACTCGGCCGCGGGCATCGCGGGAACCGCGGGCATCGGGCTGGAGATGGGCCGGCTGTTCGCGGTCGAACTGGAACATTACGAGAAGCTGGAAGGCGTTCCGCTCTCGCTGGACGGCAAGGCGAGCAAGCTCGCCGCGATGCTGCGCGGGAACCTGCAGGGCGCGATGGCCGGACTGGCGGTGGTTCCGATCCTCGTCGGCTTCGACACCGCCGCGGAGGACCCGGATCGGGCCGGGCGGATCATCTCCTACGACATCACCGGCGGCCGCTATCCGGAGGTCGGCTACCACGCCATCGGCTCCGGTTCGCTGTTCGCGAAATCGGCGCTGAAGAAGCGCCACGATCCGGATGCGGACGTGGACTCGGCGGTGCGCAACGCGGTCGAATCGCTCTACGACGCCGCCGACGACGACACCGCCACCGGCGGCCCCGACCTCTCCCGGCAGATCTATCCGACGGTCGTGACGATCACCGGTGCCGAGGGCGCGGTCCGGCTCTCCGACGAGCGGGCCGCGGCGGTCGCCGAGCAGGTCGTCCAGGGCCGTCAGGAGAACCCCGGCGGCTGA